The genome window ATCCTGTTCGCTTTCCCTCGGGTAATCTCGGGCTCCCGAACCCCTTTCTGATCCACCCTGTTGCGGATGGTCTCTAGGGCCTGTTCGACGGCGAGCTTTTCGATGGACTCCTTTTGCCTGGGATCCATCTCTAAAAGGACCTTGATCCTGTCTCCCTCCTTTTGAACATCGGTCTCCTTCAAGATGGGATACCTATCGGTGATGTAGTCGTCGAACTTTGCCTTCACCTCTGGGTTTAAGAGGACTATCTCTATCTTTTCCTCCTGTACTCGATCGAGGTAGGTGTAAAATATGCGTTCCTTCTTGAGGTGCCCCTTCAGGTCGTTTTTGATCGTCTCCACTGAGCTCTCCACCGCCTTGTTGGTTTGCACTTCGAGATCCAAATACATTCCTCCCTGCAGGTCAAGGCCGAGGTGGATCTTATCCTGGGGGAAGAACTTGGGCCACCAGGTGGGGATCTCCCCTGCCAAGGTTGGGAAGAAGTAGATCAATGCACCGACGAAGATAAATAGGATGAGCAAAAGACGCCACCGAAAATTACCCTTCATTACTGCGAACCTCGGAAAAGGACTTTTTGTCCCCAGTTTAATACACCATTGGTGAGTTAAATGCAAGGAGGAAAAATCCTTTAGCCTTGATTTTTGCCCCTATTTGTGCCATAGAGTCAATTATCCTCTCAAATAAACCGCCATGGCGGTTACCGCCACCCATGAGAGATGAAAATAACCTCGTTCTTTAACTTAAACCTTTAGTTGAGGGGGAGTCCCCCTCAAACTCCCCCTGAAAAGGGAAATACCTTTTTTGGGGGTTTCAGGGGGCGAAGCCCCATGAAGTAAAGCTTTCAAAGACCTTGAGGTTGAATGAACTTTCATGTTATCAATCTAAAGTAAACGTTTTTCAACGTAATAGGAGGTAGAAGATGAGATTGGAGGATAAGGTGGCCTTGGTCACGGGAGGAGGCAGCGGCATTGGGGCGGCGGTAGCCAGGAGGTTCGCCGAGGAGGGGGCCCTTATCGCCATAGGTGATGTAAACCCACAGGGGGCCGAGGAGGTGGCCGACGAGATCAAAAGGAGGGGGGGGAGGGCAATATTTTGCCAGGTGGACGTGAGGAAGAGGGATGAGGTGAACCGGATGATCGATCAAGTGGTCCAGGAGTTCGAACGCCTGGATATCCTCATCAACAACGCCGGGGTCACTAAGGACAATTTGTCCGCCAGGATGTCGGAGGAAGAGTGGGACTTTGTGGTGGATGTAAACCTGAAGGGGACCTTCCTCTGTTCTCAGGCCGCCTATCGCCCCATGAGAAAGCAGAAGCATGGAAAGATCGTCAACACCGCCTCGGTGGTGGTCAGGGGAAATATGGGACAGGTCAATTACTCCTCCAGCAAGGCGGGGATAATAGGTTTAACCCGCACCCTGGCCCTGGAGTATGCCCGCTCCAACATCAACGTGAACTGCATTGCCCCTGGAATTATTGACACCCCGATGTCCGCCGCCATGTCCGAAAAGACCAAAGAGATCGCCCTGGAGAGGATCCCCCTCAAGAGGATGGGGACGTCAGGGG of Deltaproteobacteria bacterium contains these proteins:
- the fabG gene encoding 3-oxoacyl-[acyl-carrier-protein] reductase, producing the protein MRLEDKVALVTGGGSGIGAAVARRFAEEGALIAIGDVNPQGAEEVADEIKRRGGRAIFCQVDVRKRDEVNRMIDQVVQEFERLDILINNAGVTKDNLSARMSEEEWDFVVDVNLKGTFLCSQAAYRPMRKQKHGKIVNTASVVVRGNMGQVNYSSSKAGIIGLTRTLALEYARSNINVNCIAPGIIDTPMSAAMSEKTKEIALERIPLKRMGTSGEVADLHLFLASDEANYITGQVVFIDGGASIGI